The Variovorax sp. S12S4 genome includes the window GAGAAAGCTCGGCAAGCCCGAGCCGTTCTCCAAGCAAAGCCTGCTGAGCCCGGCCTTTTGCATGGGCCCGCAGAGGGCGCGTTAGCACCCGGGTGGCATGGAGCGTGCTTAACGCCAGCATGCTCGTTTTTCGATCGTTTTCCGTGTGCGGCGCCGGCCAATGACTGTCGTCGCCACGCCTCCACCCGCCGCCGTTGAAATTGTTGCCCTGAGCAAGCGCTACGCCGCCGGCACACCGCCCGCGGTCGACCAGATCGACCTGCGCATTGCGAGCGGCAGCTACTGCTGCCTGCTGGGCCCGTCAGGTTGCGGCAAGAGCACCACGCTGCGGATGATCGCGGGGCATGAGTCCGTCACCAGCGGCGACATCCTGCTGGACAACCGCAACATCACCAACCTGCCCGCCGCCGCGCGGCACGGCGATGATGTTCCAGAGCTTTGCGCTGTTCCCGCACCTCTCGGCGGTGGACAACGTGGCGTTCAGCCTCAAGATGAAAGGCACAGGCAAGGCCGAGCGCCAGAAGCGTGCGCGCGACTTGCTCGAGCGCGTGGCGATGGGCCATCTGGCAGACCGCAAGCCCGGCGAACTCTCCGGCGGCCAGCAGCAGCGCGTGGCACTGGCGCGCGCGCTCATTACCGAGCCGCGCGTGCTGCTGCTCGACGAGCCGCTCTCGGCGCTCGACCCCTTCTTGCGCATCCAGATGCGCGCCGAGTTGCGTCGCTGGCAGAAGGAGCTGGGGCTGACTTTCGTTCATGTGACGCACTCGCAGGAAGAAGCGATGGCGCTGGCCGACACCATGGTGGTGATGAACCACGGCGTGATCGAACAGGTCGGCTCGCCCCACCAGATCTACAACCATCCCGCCAACGAATTCGTGGCGCGTTTCATGGGCGGCCACAACGTGTTCGACACGCCCGCCGGCCCGATTGCCGTGCGCAACGACCACATGCGGATCGCCCCGGCGTCCGGCGATGGAGGCATTGCCGCGGCCATCACCGACGTCGAGTACCAAGGCACCTACGTGCTGCTCGGGCTTGCACTCGAAGCCGCTGCGCCCGGGCGCCAGAACGTGTCGGTGCTGCTGGGCGAAGCCGCCTTTCTGGCAAGCCCCTATGCGCCGGGCGATGCGGTGCGCCTTGCATGGGCCGAGGCCGATGCGCGCGCACTCGCCGTGGCAGCGTAGTCCTCCCTTTCCGTTCCGTTCATCCGCCACCTTTTTTCCACGGAGACTCTTCCATGACCGACCCCATCGACTCGTCCGCCGGCCTCCAGCGCCGCACCCTGCTGCAAGGCACCGCCGGCATTCTGGCGACGGGCATCGCGCCCTTCGTGCATGCACAGGAAAAAATCGTGCTGCGCTACCTGGGCACGGCGGTGAACCAGGACAAGGCGATTGCCGAGAAGTTCAAGGCCGACACCGGCATCGAGATCCAGTACGTGGCCGTGACCACCGACGACGTGACCAAGCGCGCCGTGACCGCGCCCAACAGCTTCGACCTGATCGACACCGAGTTCTTCTCGCTCAAGAAGATCGTGCCCACCGGCAACCTGAAGGGCATCGATACGAAGAAGATCAAGAACGCGGACAAGATCACCACGCTCTTCACCAAGGGCGAAGTCGCCGGCAAGGCCGTGGGCGACCAGGGCACCGCGCCAAAGAAAGTGATCTACCTCGAAGGCGAAAAGTCGAAGAAGTTCGCCGCCGCGCCCACGCAATTCATGTCGCTCATTCCGACGGTCTACAACGCCGACACGCTGGGCATTCGCCCCGACCTGATCAAGCGGCCCATCGGCTCCTGGGCCGAGCTGCTGAACCCCGAGTTCAAGGGCAAGGCGGCCATCTTGAACATTCCGTCGATCGGCATCATGGATGCGGCGATGGTGGTGGAGGCCAAGGGCATCCACAAGTACAAGGACAAGGGCAACATGACCAAGGCCGAGATCGACCTGACGATCAAGACCTTGATCGAAGCCAAGAAGGCCGGCCAGTTCCGCGCGCTGTGGAAGGACTTCAACGAGTCGGTCAACCTGATGGCTTCGGGCGAGGTGGTGATCCAGTCGATGTGGTCGCCGGCCGTGACGGCCGTGCGCACCAAAGGCATTGCCTGCAACTTCCAGCCGCTCAAGGAAGGCTACCGCGCCTGGGCCGCCGGCTTCGGTCTGCCGGCCACGCTATCGGGCAAGAAGCTCGACGGCGCGTATGAATTCATCAACTGGTTCCTCGACGGCTGGGCCGGCGCGTACCTCAACCGCCAGGGCTACTACAGCGCGGTGCTCGACACCGCCAAGGCCAAGATGGAGGCCTATGAGTGGGCCTACTGGATGGAAGGCAAGGCCGCCACGCAAGACATCAAGGGCCCGAACGGCGACCTGCTGGCCAAGGCCGGTGCGGTGCGCGACGGCGGCAGCTATGAGCAGCGCATGGGCGGCATCGCATGCTGGAACGCGGTGATGGACGAGAACGAGTACATGGTTCGCAAGTGGAACGAGTTCGTCGCGGCCTGATCCTGTGAGCGCTCCAACCGCCAGCGCGCACGCGCCCAGCCCGTCCGTCCATGCCGTGAAGGCATGGTGGCAGGCGGCGCCGTTCGCGCTGGTTTTCTTGCTGTTCTTCTTGATTCCGCTGGCGCTCATCGCCATGGTGAGCCTGTGGAACTTCAACGAGTACGAGCTGATCCCGGCGGTAACTCTGCGCAACTACGCGAGTCTGTTCGAGGGCTGCTCGCAGCTCACCGACAACGGCGATTTGTGCGTCACGCTCAACACCTACCTGAGCACTTTCAAGTTCTGCCTGCTGGTGTGGGGCATCACGCTGCTCATCGGGTTTTCGGTCGCGTACTTTCTCGCTTTCCACGTGCGCTCGTCGACCATGCAGACGGTGCTCTTCGTGCTGTGCACGGTGCCGTTCTGGACCTCGAACGTGATCCGTATGATTTCGTGGGTTCCTCTCTTGGGCCGCAACGGGCTGGTCAACCAGATGTTGACCGGGCTTGGCCTGGTGGAGCAGCCGGTCGAGTGGCTGCTGTTCTCCGATTTTTCAGTGGTGCTCGCCTTCGTGCACCTCTACACGATGTTCATGATCGTGCCGATCTTCAACAGCATGATGCGCATCGACCGCTCGCTGCTCGAAGCAGCCAGCGACGCGGGCGCCTCGGGCTGGCAGACGCTGTGGAACGTGGTGGTGCCGCTGTCGCGCACCGGCATCCTGATCGGCTCGATC containing:
- a CDS encoding ABC transporter permease encodes the protein MSAPTASAHAPSPSVHAVKAWWQAAPFALVFLLFFLIPLALIAMVSLWNFNEYELIPAVTLRNYASLFEGCSQLTDNGDLCVTLNTYLSTFKFCLLVWGITLLIGFSVAYFLAFHVRSSTMQTVLFVLCTVPFWTSNVIRMISWVPLLGRNGLVNQMLTGLGLVEQPVEWLLFSDFSVVLAFVHLYTMFMIVPIFNSMMRIDRSLLEAASDAGASGWQTLWNVVVPLSRTGILIGSIFVITIVMGDFVTIGVMGGQQIASIGKIIQVQTSYLQFPLAAANAMILLAVVLMIIWGLTRLVDIRKEL
- a CDS encoding ABC transporter substrate-binding protein encodes the protein MTDPIDSSAGLQRRTLLQGTAGILATGIAPFVHAQEKIVLRYLGTAVNQDKAIAEKFKADTGIEIQYVAVTTDDVTKRAVTAPNSFDLIDTEFFSLKKIVPTGNLKGIDTKKIKNADKITTLFTKGEVAGKAVGDQGTAPKKVIYLEGEKSKKFAAAPTQFMSLIPTVYNADTLGIRPDLIKRPIGSWAELLNPEFKGKAAILNIPSIGIMDAAMVVEAKGIHKYKDKGNMTKAEIDLTIKTLIEAKKAGQFRALWKDFNESVNLMASGEVVIQSMWSPAVTAVRTKGIACNFQPLKEGYRAWAAGFGLPATLSGKKLDGAYEFINWFLDGWAGAYLNRQGYYSAVLDTAKAKMEAYEWAYWMEGKAATQDIKGPNGDLLAKAGAVRDGGSYEQRMGGIACWNAVMDENEYMVRKWNEFVAA